In Candidatus Electrothrix scaldis, the genomic window GCCACGAACAGATCGTAGGAGCCGCTATCCATGAAGTTCACCGTCACATCCGCATTATCTCCGATAACAAAGAGCTTAGGCTGCTCCGCCATGACCACGTTGGTGGAGCCCAGGTGTTTGGCATACTCAGCCGTGCGCAGCTGAAACCTGTCAGCAGCCTTGCGCACCTTGCAAGGCGACTACCATCAACCTTTGCGGTGCCAGGCCGCACCCTGCCCGCCCGGCTAAAGCGCCCCGTCGAGAGCAACCCCAGCTTTCCCTGAAAATCTCCGCTCCATCGCTAAAAACCAAACAATCCTCCTCTCCCGCCCAACGCACAGTTAATCCATCCTTTTGATAAGCAATCTCAGAAAATTCGCTCTTTCTAAAGGTTAGTCAAGGCCACGACACACCATCGATCAAAAAAAACAAAAAAACTTTTCTGCTTAATCTTCCGTTAACCTTTACTTTGCTATTGTAGAGATATAAGCAAGAGCAACTTACTTCTACCAACATCACAAACGGAGGTTTACTCATGAAAAAGACAACAGCAGCCCTGACCCTCATTAGTTCGTTTCTCGTCCTGGGACTCTTCGCAACTGCACACGGCAGTGGTGGCGAACGCGGTAGCCGCTATGAATATCGTGGCGAGCGCGGGAGCAGTTATGAATACCGTGGTGGTGAGCGTGGTAGCCGCTACGAGTATCGCGGAACCGGGCGTTACTCCGATGATGACCGCTATGAATATCGCGGAAACGGACGTTACTCTGATGATGATCGATATGAATATCGCGGAAACAGACGCTCCGATGGCGATGATCGATATGAATACAGAGGCTACGGCTATGGTTATGGCTCCTGAGAGGATGAGCAAACTTACCGACGCATGACAACAAGCGATGTCTGAAACCCTGATGCAGTGTCAATAGTTTTCCAGGATAGCATAAAAAAAAGAAAAATTTTACCCGTTCATCTTCTCTTAACCTTTGCTTTGTTATCGTAGAGTTATAGATAAAAGCAGATTACTACACCCCTTATCACACAACGGAGGTTTACTCATGAAAAAGACAACAGCAGCCCTGACCCTCATTAGTTCGTTTCTCGTCCTGGGACTCTTCGCAACTGCCCACGGCAGTGGTGGCGAGCGCGGCAGCAGATATGAATATCGTGGCGAGCGCGGAAGCAGTTATGAATACCGTGGTGGTGAGCGGGGTAGCCGCTACGAGTATCGCGGAACCGGGCGTTACTCCGATGATGACCGCTATGAATATCGCGGAAACGGACGTTACTCCGATGATGATCGATATGAATATCGCGGAAACAGACGCTCCGATGGCGATGATCGATATGAATACAGAGGCTACGGCTATGGCTCTTGATGCCATGATGCAACATGCAGACGCATAGAAGCTGCCTGAAAAAACAGAGACTGTGCCCCTCTAAATAGAAGAGCAACGTACTTTACCCATTATTACAACAGGAGATTTTCCCCATGAAAATGAAAACAGCAACTCTCTCACTGATCGGTTCATTCTTCGTTCTGGCATTATTTGCAACGGCTTACGGCAGTGGAGGTGAGCGCGGCAGCCGCGGCAGCCGTTATGAAGGCGAGCGAGGAAGTCGATACGAATACCGTGGTGGTGAGCGTGGCAGCAGATATGAGCGCGGCAGCCGTTATGAAGGCGAGCGTGGCAGTCGTTATGAAGGCGAACGCGGCAGTCGTTATGAATATCGCAGAGACGGGCGTTACTCCAATGATGATCGATATGAGTATCGCCGCTGATCCTTATCCGCTTTCTTGAGCGGTTAAATATCAGAGAATTAGTACCTGCGAGCCTCTGGCCCTGGACAGGAGCTGTTTTGTTGAACTCTCTCCCTTTCGAGACCCTCGCAACTCTCGGGAGGGAGACAGCTCACTTTCATATTATGTTGTCTCGGTCTGGATATCCGAGATGAAAGTTAGGTTATGGAGGCCTCTATGTTTCAGCAAAAAATTCAACCACGTCAAACAGCACTCTTTTTTCTGGCATGCGCCATTCTCTTGACCGTGCTGCACAGTATAGCTCAGGCTCTTATGATTTCTACTGGAAATCATTACGTGATGTGCATAGCAAGATATCTTGATCTGGATATAGAGAAGAATATACCGTCCTTCTATTCCGGCTTTATCCTCTTTTTCTCCTCCTTTCTCTTCTTTTGCATTTCCTTACTTGATGCCAAGCAGGGAAAGACGCGCTATTACTGGCTCGGTCTTGCCGCTGTTTTTTGCTTTCTCTCTCTGGATGAAACCTTTGTTCTGCATGAGAGACTCGGTGATTACACAGAAAAGCATATCACATCATCAGGTATTCTTGAGGTAAGCGGATTACTCTATTTTCCCTGGATTATCCCCTACAGCATCCTGATGGCTATCCTGGGGCTGCTCTATTTCCGCTTTATTCTTCGCCTGCCCCGCAAGACAACTGTTCTCATGATCCTTTCCGCGATTATCTTTCTTACCGGGGCTGCTGGGTTGGATATGCTCGGAGGCAAAGAGGCAGAGCTAAACGGCTATTACAGCAACACCTATGTCGTGCTGTATACTATTGAAGAATTCCTGGAAATGAGCGGCGTTATCCTCCTCATCTACACCCTGCTTGATTATATTGAGCAGCGCTTCGGAAGACGCCTCTGTTTCTCACTTGAGTTGCAGGAGGCGTGAAAAAATGAGGTTGGCATGTATTTTTTATGCCGCGTTCATCTTCTGTTAATCTTCTCCTGGTATAATCAGGAAATCTTAACATCGTGTTAAGACCGTCCGACCCGATACCTCGGCAGGTTTATCCTCCTTCTTTTTCCTGCCGGGGTATTTTTATGGTTTCTGATAGATATACTCTTTGACGATCCGCCCCCCCTTTTCTGCCCCCCACCCAACCTTGCTTTTTCCGTTTTCAATGTTCACCGCCATACAGTATGATACGAGGGAAAGAGCATGGAACGTCTCCACGTATTAACTCTCTTATGCAACAGGTATGGCGATGATTTATCCCCAGAGAATGACCGCAGCTGTAGAGGAAGATTTTGTCTTATTCCTTATCGGAATGCGGATAAATAAACTGTGGAAGGTCCATAAATGGCTGCCTGTGGCTCGTTCTATGCTCAATATGATTGATGAACTGTATGAACATCCTGAGCTTGGTTTTCTCAGTCATGAGCAGTGGATTGGCAGAACGACCGTCATGATGCAATACTGGAAATCGTTCGAACACCTGGAAAACTTTGCAAAGAATAGAACATCAGTCCATCTCCCTGTATGGACGCGCTTCAATAAACAGATAGGCACAAGCGGAGATGTGGGTATTTGGCATGAAACATACCTGTCCGGTAAAGGGCGTTACGAATGCGTATATAACAATATGCCTCAATTCGGGCTGGCAAAGGTTGGGAATCATATTGAAGCACGAGGAAAGTACCTGTCAGCTCGCTCCAGAATGAATGCATAGCAGGCTTCCGCTCCCCTGCCGGAAATGCGATGGGGGTAGGCGTCAAGCAGTACGAATATTGCCCCGATTCCTGTTCCTGATTTTCAAATCAACAATATTTGACTTTCATTTCAATTTAACTTAACATTAAACCTAGGAAGAAAAGTTAACTTCTTGCAGCATTCCTTTCTGATTACCGGGTCGGTGCTCAGCAGCACTTGACCCGGTTTTTCTTTGTCCTGATCAAATGCATCGTTTTGATCGTTGCTTCGCTCTGCCTGCCCTTCTAAAACGCTCGGTTGAGACCTGCCCGCCCGCAACAGCCCTGCTACCCACTCCGGGGTGCCCGGTGCAATGACGTGGGTGTATAAGGCCAGGACATTCTTCTTTACCAAGCCATCACGTTTCTCCTGAAAGCCGGTACCCCGCTCCATCCGTAAGGCCAGCTCTTCCGGCGCACCATCCCAGCTTTCCACCAC contains:
- a CDS encoding DUF4188 domain-containing protein, yielding MIYPQRMTAAVEEDFVLFLIGMRINKLWKVHKWLPVARSMLNMIDELYEHPELGFLSHEQWIGRTTVMMQYWKSFEHLENFAKNRTSVHLPVWTRFNKQIGTSGDVGIWHETYLSGKGRYECVYNNMPQFGLAKVGNHIEARGKYLSARSRMNA